In the Balaenoptera ricei isolate mBalRic1 chromosome 1, mBalRic1.hap2, whole genome shotgun sequence genome, CCTAAAACCAATTTCTCAAGTGCAGCAAATAAAGCCCAATGCCCGCTGATTAGGAAAACAATACttatttctgtaaatataaaaataacaggtGAGGCTGTGCTTGTTAAATTTTAGTGTGCATAGGAATCAACTGGgcaccttgttaaaatgcagattctgattccatTGGTCTGAGGCAAggagagtctgcatttcttaCAAGTTCCCAGctgatgctggtgctgctggtctgTGGGCCACACTTGGAGTAGCCAGACTGTAGATGGTttgattcaaaggaaaaaaaataatagttaggaggaagaaattaaaatagaataatatagtTAAAATGCTAGGGGAATGGCCACCAGTGGGGAGTACTCCATAATCAGCTGTATTATTATTGCTCAGAAGGCATTCTAGGCATGCCTTAGATTGcacaataaatacatttatttcaaatatatgtgttttatatatgtatatgtgtgtatatatgtatagaaactgcatttgtttatgttttgttcaTGCTTAACTGCACTTAGGGAGCatcttattgaaaaaaaaatcctgccaatACTTTTGTTATGAGAATAATTAGCTAATTTACTGAtacagtttatttatatattatttagaatataaaattaatatattctcaTCGGAAAAATTCAATTATCTCAGAAACctatacatttaaaatggaaaattcccCACTTCACCCTTAAAGTTCTAAGCTCCTACACTAGTAACTATTAAGAGTTTGGTgtgatactttaaaatattttttattcttatatatccatgtaagatttttttttcagaaaatctaCACCACTATAATGCAACTTACTTTTTCCTCAAAGATATATCAAACATCTTTCCATGTTAATACATAGAAATTCACCTCCTTCTTTTCAGTGATTGCACAGTATTCCAACATACTATAGCTCATTTACCCATTCCCTATTGCTGTGCTTCTAGGATGTCTCCAATTACTTGCTATGACAAATAATGCTACAAAGAACTTTCTTATACATGTCTCTGTATAGGTGTCTGAATACATCTGTAATGTGGTTTTTGGAGTGAAATTGTTGTGAAGGATACAGACCATTGAATTTTGACaattgccaaattgcttttcaAAAAGGCTTCTACCACTGTTCCAGGAGCCTGCCCTACTTCCGTGCACATTGTAAAACGGCCATTTGCAATCACTTTAACTTCTTCATAATCTAACAGGAAAAGGTCATCcctttattattttaactttcattttcttaatcacTAGTGAGATTTACTATCTTTTATAATGTCACTAGCCATTTcaatttcttctgtgaattgcttGTTCTTATCACTTGCCAATTTTTCTCCTGGgtaaacttttcctttttccttttttttttataagagctCTCTGTGTATTAGATATTATACTTCCAATATACATATTACATTTTTTATGGTTAAGATTTTGTTGGCTTGCTCTCTTTAATAAGGTATGTTATTGTACAGAAATTTTTATAGAATCAAGCATTTCACTCTggattctctttttctatttttttaaatgttttatttcttgcttagaGGCTTTTCACTTCccccaaataataaaatattctcccatttttttgtagtaatttcatttgttttagttttaatgtTTACATCTTTAATCATATGTAtatcaaattgtttttaaaaatacacttgcaTGAGGCTTTTACCACTGGAATTATGGTTTAGTCAATACTATATTATTATTGCTACAAGAAAGGGTTAGAGAAGTTTATCATGTAAAATATCTGGATAGCCTAAAAAGGATAGGCCAGTGGTCCTAGCCTTTTCTAGGACCTACATTTTCTAAATGTAACTTTTATTCAACCTATTTTCATATTGACACCCCAAGTCAACTGTCATCAAACATTACTGCAAGTTAATATTCTGAATTATTACATGTTGGTTCTGCCAGTATGTGATTCACTTTCATATTGCTGAGTCAGTACTTCAGAAAGAAAATTCTCTTCATTCAGGTCTTTGCTTAAATATCATCTCCTTAAAGGGACTTTCCATGGCCATCCTATCAAACCTCAGCTCCCTCCATCCTTCTGTCCCAGTTTCTTTTTACAGTTCTCACTGCTACTTGAAAAATTACATTAGACAGGCTTGTCTATTACTTGTCTCATCATGAGGGTGGGGCTTTATCTCATTCACCACTATACCTCCAGCATCTAGAACAACTCAGGTATGTTGAATAAATTACCAAAGAATAAATTAACCAAAGATATTACCATATCTTGAAAGGTATGTCAAGATGTTAACATATCAAGTCAAAAACAAAAGGACTAGGTATGCTTAAAGTGGTGACTCTTTAGTTGGGTCAGTCACTGGATTTAGTGCCAGTAACTATGTGctaaggaaaataacaaattaaagaacATGTATGCTTGCCTGATCTAGGAATTCActttaccttaaaaaataaaattcccccCTAAAAACTGAACTATCCAGTTTGCCCGTTTCTACGCTTTATTCCTTACAAGCCCCGATAGGGGGCTTGTTAAACACATTAAAGCATATTTATATAACGGAATTCtaagcagccattaaaaaaagatgtgatataagcataattattaatatgaAAAGAAGTTTAGGGCGAAATAGCATGCAACATAATcccattttcagaaaaagaaaatatctattaCATGTGTGAGTGTAAACACATTCTCTGGAGAGATCTACATCAGAATACCAACACTGATTATCTCTCGGTAACGGGATTagatttgatttttatatattttttcttctctgtattttctcatttctctaaaaTAAACACGTATTACTTATGTGAAAAGGAGAAATTGTTTTGCGGTGGAAGAACGTAGTAGTGTGTGAAGTGGGTTTGCACACAGCACCCACATCGACCTCGTCCTCCATCCTTGGAGTGCCTTCCTACTCTGCAGACTGAAGAGTTAAAAACCAATTTCCATACacaaccaaacgtaaaatagatcgctagtgggaagcagccgcatagcacagggagatcagctctgtgctttgtgaccacctagagggctgggatagggagggtgggagggagggagacgcaagagggaagagatatggggatatatgtatatgtataactgattcactttgttataaagcagaaactaacacaccaatgtaaagcaattatactctaataaagatgttaaaaaagaaaaaaaacaatttccCAGACTTCCTTTGCAGAAAACCTAACGTAAGACTTGGAAGTGACAAGTAAGGCAGAAGCCATCTCCATGGCATGTGCAGCCAGGGAGAGGTGGCAGTTTTCTGCTTTCCCGTGTCTGGACACTGGGTGCCTGCAGACAGTGTGGCAGGTCCACACTCCCAGAACACAACGTCTGCAGCCTGTTCTAACGTCAGAAACCCCACTGGCGAACCCCTTGGCCGCTGCAGTAGTAGCAGTTGCGTATGTTTTGCTGGAGTCTTTTCTGGGGACCCAAACTTGAGCCCATTTCTCCATACCTTCCAATGATTTTGTAAGGAACTAAGTAGTTTCAAAATTCCTAATATTAATTCCCATTTCTCTTAAAATAGCTAGAGTGGTTTGTTTCCTGTAAGTAAGTCGTCAAtgatacaaaaaatataaattgtgtgtcatcaactttaaaaataatgtatactaCACAAATCTATTTCAGAATGTGGAGAGGGCATGTGAGACTAACATACAAAAACATGTGGGGAAAAAGGATCACTAAGTACACTAACATGTTAATGTAGTCATCTCTGGTGGTAGAACTATGggtaatttcaattttattttgcttatctttaagttttctttttttttttttaagggaaaaccTTAAAAGCcatgtttttttctgaaacaaaaacagaatcctCTTGCAGGAAAAGAGCAACTTCTGAATGTATCCTGAAATGTTTTAGGCAACTAGGATTAGTAACTAAAGGTATTAATCTGCATGTAACACTGTAGCACACACAGGAGTATGTATCATAGTGTAAGCAGAGGAGCAAGTCCCCATGGTTCATGATCTCAGAACAAATATTTGTCTATTCTAGTGACACAGTCAAGCTGACTGCTCTCTGCTAGAAAAAGGGCAGCTATCTTGGGAACTAAACATATGAAATTGAGACTAGCCAGTACCGCAGCTGTTGGTGAgctttctttgtttaaaacagCAGAAGTATATCCCTTAGAATTGGctattttaaaaggcataaaaCAGAATGGAAGTGCCTTCACCTACCCAATCATTACATGAGATTTCAGAAAAGAAAGGGCAAAAGTGAAATGAGCAAATCAgactttcttttaaacatttctttaaaaaaattttttttcccacataacTAACATTTATGTATTTCTGAATTGCTCTTTATTCCTCCATTTTCTCTACCCACTAGCTTCATGACTTAGGACGCAGAAAAGGATAAGTCATACTTCTTTATTCACTGGCAGAAATTATCATGAAGGGTCACAATGCATTTGCAATCAAGGAAGCAGATAAAATAAACCATTCTTAAGCTATGGAAACGCCTATCAAGGAATTTTATTAGAATTAGATTAATAAGAAAATATCCTTGTATCTATTAACTCAGTGATTTTataaagctaatatttatttatttactttttggcctaaaacaacataaatttattctcttacagttttggaggtcagaGTCCAAAATGAGTCTCACTGAGCCAAAACTAAGacgtcagcagggctgtgttcctttctagaggctctaggggaaaaccccttgccttgccttttccagaataaagctaatttttaaatgtcacttgATACTAGCTACTTTTATTAAAAGCATCTTCCAAtgacaagtttttaattttcatgaacacTAATTTTAGATCTTTTATGGTTGTTTTCTGTCACCTAAGATATTCACCTCTGTTTCCTCTAAAAACCTTTGTATTTTAGCTGtaacatttaggtctgtgatccatctcAAATTCATTTTAGTGAAGTAGGGGATCatggttcatttttttccatggaGATATTTAGCTGTTCCGgctccatttgttgaaaagatttccCTTCTCTGTTGGATTGCTTTGCTACCTCTGTCAAAAATCAAGTGACCATATAAATGTAGATTTGTTTCTAGGCTCTCTCTTCTATCCCACTGAGTTATTTGTTGatccttatgccagtatcacaccGTCCTTGATTACTGCATACTACCTACTACAATACTCCTTGTATTGCTTTACAAAATTTAAGACTCTACAAAAGAGGGTATATAAATTAAGTTGAAATAAATGTATGGGCTCAAGATGagcttaaaataatccttatgaaATCATTGTTAAACTGTATCATGGCTTTGAAAACACTCCATAATCACTATCGTTTCCAAAGTGAAATAGATTTACCCACAAATGAAAAACTACAAATTCTTCATGACCTTCAACTGAAATTAtgtatgaaaaatatttcattaattttactaCTCAACTTCCCACCAGGTCTTCCCCACATTAGTTAAAAATACCACAGTGTAGTAAGCCTAAAAACAATCCTTAGGCAGTGTGCTCGGTGGTCCCGAGGATCTGTCTCTTGCTTCAACCGTGTTTGGACGGAACAGACCCAGGAACGCCCCTCGTTCCAGCCCCTGACCACCCTCCAACCTTTTTTCCAGTCTTAACTTTTGGAATCAGCCACTCAGCTATCCTCGGCCACCAGGCCAGGTCAACACCATTTTTTGAGCTTAACTCCTTATTAACCCATCAACCGGGAGCTCCAGGACTCCTCAGAATGACTCCACCCAGGTGGAGGCTGTCCTCCACCGCCTGGTCAACATGCACCTGCAGGCCTCCTACACCTAcctctctctgggcttctatTTTCAACGAAGCGTTGTGCCTCTGGAGCGCGTGGGCCACTTTTTCCGCGAATCGGCGGAGGAGCAGCGTGAGGGCGCCGAGCGACCCTTGAAAATGCAAAACCACTGCAGCCACCTGGCCCTCTTCCAGGACGTGCAGAAGCCGTCCCAAGAGGAGTGGCATAAAACCCAGGACGCTGCTGAAGCCGCTGTGTTCATGGAGAAGAACCTGAAT is a window encoding:
- the LOC132373646 gene encoding ferritin light chain-like, whose translation is MHLQASYTYLSLGFYFQRSVVPLERVGHFFRESAEEQREGAERPLKMQNHCSHLALFQDVQKPSQEEWHKTQDAAEAAVFMEKNLNQALMDLRALGSAGAQPRLCDFREGRVLDEQVKLIQKMGDHLTKLCRLVGPQAGLGQYLFERLILKHDEEPPKSRGL